A segment of the Entomomonas moraniae genome:
AGGCTAACTGATCATCTTTAAGCTCAATTAACTTCTTCATATCAGCTAAACGAGATTGTAAATCTAACATACGACTACGCAATTCATTATTTTTACTGTGTGTAGCGTCTATCTCTTCAGCCGCTTGAGCAATTTTATCCTTTAAGCTAATGGATGATGAACCTTCTGATGCTTGCTGATTAGCTCCTTTACCATCATCTTCTAAAACACCTGCTAATTTTAACTGATCCTTTACAACATCATTATTATTTGATGTTTGAGTAGGGTTTTCAGCTAATACTTGTCTTGGTGCCACGGTAGTAGAGGCTTTTCCTGTTACATTGGCGAGAACTTGAGACTCTGCTTCTGCACGCGATGTTTTACGCATTTGTTCACTTGAAGGAATACGCAAAACAGCCCCTTCTTTTAAAAGGCTCATTTTACCATCTAAAAAAGCATCAGGGTTTGCCTCATAAATTGCTAACATTGCTTGTTGAACCGATACTCCACTACGTGAACGCTCAGCTAAAAGCCATAAGCTAGAACCGCGAAAAGCCTTTACCGTCTTCCCCTGAGCATTGCCAGAAGAAGCAACTTTTTTTGGCTCTCTATTTACAGTTGCTTGTGGTGCAACACTTTTAGCAGGTTTAGTAGGAGCTATTGCTGTTTTTACTGTTTTTTTTACAGAAACTGCCGTAGGTGGCGTATAAGCTGGCGGATCAATTAGCAATGTATATTCACGTAATGTTTGACCAGAAGCCCATGAAACGCTTAATAAGAAGTCTAAGTAAGGTTCTTTAATTGGTTGCTTAGAGGTAACCTTAATAATACCTTTTCCATTCTCTTTAATAATAGGAGTAAAAACAAGATCAGACAATACATAAGGTCTCTCAATGCCTGCTTTTTGAAACTCTTCAACAGAAGCTATTTTAACAACAAGCTCTTTATTTGTAATATTATGAGCATCATAAACAGCTATTTCCGCATTGAGGGGTTGGTTCAATGAAGACTTCCAAGTCACCTCACCTAAACCTAAAGCAAATACATTTCCTACTGAT
Coding sequences within it:
- a CDS encoding type IV pilus assembly protein FimV — encoded protein: MARFHKLAAIGLAVTLSSVGNVFALGLGEVTWKSSLNQPLNAEIAVYDAHNITNKELVVKIASVEEFQKAGIERPYVLSDLVFTPIIKENGKGIIKVTSKQPIKEPYLDFLLSVSWASGQTLREYTLLIDPPAYTPPTAVSVKKTVKTAIAPTKPAKSVAPQATVNREPKKVASSGNAQGKTVKAFRGSSLWLLAERSRSGVSVQQAMLAIYEANPDAFLDGKMSLLKEGAVLRIPSSEQMRKTSRAEAESQVLANVTGKASTTVAPRQVLAENPTQTSNNNDVVKDQLKLAGVLEDDGKGANQQASEGSSSISLKDKIAQAAEEIDATHSKNNELRSRMLDLQSRLADMKKLIELKDDQLASLQANIGSQQQSSTPSQDNESVDQEEHVKQANDDQDVPASQSTVANESATVDNNNPESQEAAKGNTTEKTTEQSSEPSKNQTQQ